ACATCGACGGTATCGACGTCTGCCGGGGCATCCGGCAGGTCTCCGACGTTCCCATCATCATCCTCAGCGCCCGGGGGGAGGAGGCCGACCGGGTGCTGGGTCTGGAGCTGGGCGCCGACGACTACCTGGCGAAGCCGTTCAGCATGCGTGAGCTGGTGGCGCGGGTGCGCGCGGTCACCCGGCGGACCCACCGTGGCCTGGTCGAGGGCGAGTTCGCGGGACGGGAGCCGGTGGGCTTCGCCGGTCGGGAGCCGGTCGGCGGAGAGCCCTTCGCGCCGGCCGCCGCTTCCTTCGCCCCTCCGGCCATGGAGGCGTTCGATGCGTTCGAGGTCTTCGAGGGCACCGCAACGGCCACCCCGGCCGGGCCGGTCGCTCCGCCCGCGGCGGCGACCACGGCCACCCCCTCCCCGGTCGCCGCCACCGCCGCAGCCCCGGTGACCGCCGCGGCCGGTCCGCTGGTCGTCGACCGGCGGACCCGGCAGGTGTGGGTCGGGGAGGAGGCGGTGACGCTGACGCCGAAGGAGTTCGAGTTGCTCGCGCTGCTCACCGAGGATCCGGGGGCGGTGTATTCGCGGCAGCAGATCCTGGACCGGGTGTGGGACCCGCACTACCAGGGGCCGACGAAGACACTGGACGTCCATGTCGCCACCCTGCGACGGAAGTTGGGCAACTCCGCCTGGATCCAGACGCTGCGCGGAGTGGGCTTCCGGCTGGCGGTGCACACGGCCGCCCCGAGCGCGCGCCGGCCATACGAACCGCCGACCCCCCTCCCGCCGCCCCCCACCGGGCCGGTCGACCACGCCCCGACCACACACGCCCAGGCGGCCCATGACCGGTCGGCCCACCACCCTTCGGTCCACGACCCCTCGGCCCATGACTTCGCAGCCTACGAGTCGTACGGCCACCAGCCTCCGGCCGCCCGCCCGAACCCGTCGTACCCGTCATACCCGCCCTCGTCGCCACCGGGGCCCGCGCCCACGTCCGGGCGGGACCGCGCCCAGCGGCACCCGGCGGCCTACCGATGACGCGTCGGCTGCTGCTCAGCTACCTCACGCTCGCCGCCCTGCTCCTGCTCTGCCTGGAGGTCCCGCTGGGCTTCGTGTACTCGCGGGGCGAGCGGGAGCGGGTGATCAACGCGGCGAAGGACGAGGCGGAGTCGGTCTCCGCGTTCGCCTCGCTGTCCATCTCGGCGGGCCGGGCGGCGCAGGACCTGCCCGAGCGGGCCGCGCACTGTGCCGAACGCATCGGCGGCAAGGTGCTGATCGTCGACGGGAACGGCGCACTGCTGGCCTCCTCGCATCCGCTCACCGGGCGGGAGGAGGGTGGCCTCGCCGCCTGGCCGGGTATCGCCGCCGCGCTGCGCGGCACCGCGACGGCCGATGTGCGCACTTCCACCATCGGCGGTGTGCAGTACCTCGCGGTGGCGACCCCGGTGCGTCACGGGGTCGAGGAACAGGGCGCCGTCAGGATCACGGTGCCGACCCGGACGGTGTCCGAACGGGTCCACCACGCCTGGTTGCTGCTGGCCCTGGGCGGTCTCGCGGCGCTCACCGCGGTGGCCGCGCTAGGGTTCGTCATCGCCCGCTGGACCGGTCGGCCCATCCGTGAACTGGAGCGCGCTACCCACGAGTTGGCGGTGGGCGGCGCCGCCACCCCGGTGACGGTCACCGAGGGGCCGCCGGAGGTCCGCAGCCTCGCCGCGACCTTCAACCGGACCGCCGCCCGGCTGGAACACCTGCTGGCCTCGCAGCGGGCCTTCGCGGGTGAGGCCTCGCACCAGCTGAAGACGCCCCTCGCGGCGCTGCGGCTGCGGCTGGAGAACCTGGAGAACGACATCGCCCTGAACGCGCGGGGCTCGCTCACCGCCGCACTGACCGAGACGGACCGGCTGGCGCGGATGGTGGAGGGGCTGCTCGCGATGGCCCGGCTCGACGAGAGCGCCGCCGAACGGGAGACGGTCGACCTGGGCCGGGTGTGCGGGGAGCGCCATCGTGCCTGGACGCCGCTGTTCGAGCGGCACGGCGTCCGGTTGGCGCTGGCCGGTGACTATGCGGGCGAGGTGCTGGCACTGCCCGGCGCGGTCGAGCAGATCCTCGACAACCTGCTGTCCAACGCCCTGCGGGTGGCGCCCCCGGGCTCCACGGTCTCCGTCGACCCGCGTCACCACGCGCCTCACGAGAGGCGGTTCCCGCACCGCCATCCGCATCGCACCGCGCACCGGCCGGCCGGTCCGGCATGGGTCGAACTGCACGTCATGGACGAGGGCCCCGGTATGACGGAGGACCAGCGCCGACGGGCCTTCGACCGCTTCTGGCGCGCCCCGGACGCCCCCAAGGGCGGAACCGGCCTGGGCCTCGCTCTGGTGCAGCGTCTCGCCCACGCCGGCGGGGGCGAGGTGGTCCTGCGGTCCGCGCCGCGCGGCGGCCTCGACGCGGTGGTCCGGCTCCCGGCCGTACCGGCTGCCCGGCCCGCCGGCTCGGCAGGACCGGCCGTCCCCGCCCAGCACCCGGCGAGACGCCTCCAGACCACGACACCGGGCCGACGGTAGCGATGCGGACGCCCGAGGTGGGACGCCCGCTTGCCCGCTGCCCGCTGCCCGCTGCCCGCTGGCCGCCGGACTCCGGACGGCGTGGGCGTCGGGCATCCGGCCGTGCGGCCGCGAGGCGTGAAGCCGCGAGGCCCGGTCGGCCGGGTGGACGTGGTGCCCGGCCGTCAGGCCGTCCGCACCTCGTACGTGGTGATGCGTACCGTCTCGTCGTCCAGGCACTTCCCGTTCAGCAGGTCGAAGCGCTGCTTGAGCAGGGGGGAGGCGACGAACGTGCGGCCCTGGTGGGTACCGGTCAGGCCGCGTGAGAGGACGGCCGCGCCGCCGAACGGGTCGCGGTTGTCGACGGCGTACAGCTCGCCCGCCCGGTCCCGGAACAGGGCGACCTGACGGCCGTCGGGCAGCAGGGCGGCGACGCCCCGGCCGGGGATCAGCCGGCTGAGGTCGCAGACCGTGAACCACTGTTCCTGCAAGCGGAGTTGAACCTTGAGGTCGGTCGTCTCGGGTGCCAGGGTCATCGCTGGGCGCTCCCTTCCAGGGGACGGTGGCCGATGGACAGCAACGGCAGGTCGGGCTTGATCTGGTCACGCTCGGGCACGAAGCCGACGACCGGGTCGGGGGTGTCGGGGGCGTTGACGAAGGACACGAACCGGGCGAGCTTCTCCGGGTCGTTGATGGTGGTCGCCCACTCGTCGGCGTAGTGCGCCACGTGGTCGGCCATCAGGGACTCCAGCTCCTCGCAGATACCGAGGGAGTCCTCCA
This Streptomyces sp. NBC_00377 DNA region includes the following protein-coding sequences:
- a CDS encoding sensor histidine kinase, which codes for MTRRLLLSYLTLAALLLLCLEVPLGFVYSRGERERVINAAKDEAESVSAFASLSISAGRAAQDLPERAAHCAERIGGKVLIVDGNGALLASSHPLTGREEGGLAAWPGIAAALRGTATADVRTSTIGGVQYLAVATPVRHGVEEQGAVRITVPTRTVSERVHHAWLLLALGGLAALTAVAALGFVIARWTGRPIRELERATHELAVGGAATPVTVTEGPPEVRSLAATFNRTAARLEHLLASQRAFAGEASHQLKTPLAALRLRLENLENDIALNARGSLTAALTETDRLARMVEGLLAMARLDESAAERETVDLGRVCGERHRAWTPLFERHGVRLALAGDYAGEVLALPGAVEQILDNLLSNALRVAPPGSTVSVDPRHHAPHERRFPHRHPHRTAHRPAGPAWVELHVMDEGPGMTEDQRRRAFDRFWRAPDAPKGGTGLGLALVQRLAHAGGGEVVLRSAPRGGLDAVVRLPAVPAARPAGSAGPAVPAQHPARRLQTTTPGRR
- the nirD gene encoding nitrite reductase small subunit NirD; protein product: MTLAPETTDLKVQLRLQEQWFTVCDLSRLIPGRGVAALLPDGRQVALFRDRAGELYAVDNRDPFGGAAVLSRGLTGTHQGRTFVASPLLKQRFDLLNGKCLDDETVRITTYEVRTA